The Mixta hanseatica genome includes a region encoding these proteins:
- a CDS encoding CHASE3 domain-containing protein, protein MFKNLSIKRKFILAFGAVVAVMLIICAAFYVNFSRIVTANSWNVHTYQVIDESRGLVENLVNMETGLRGYALNGKEEMLQPYIAGQKTFSQHLELARKLTSDNPV, encoded by the coding sequence ATGTTTAAAAATTTATCAATCAAGCGGAAGTTCATTCTGGCTTTCGGGGCGGTTGTCGCAGTGATGTTGATTATCTGCGCGGCTTTCTATGTAAATTTTTCACGCATCGTTACGGCCAACAGCTGGAACGTGCACACTTATCAGGTCATTGATGAAAGCCGTGGCCTGGTTGAGAACCTGGTCAATATGGAAACCGGTCTGCGCGGCTATGCGCTTAACGGCAAAGAAGAGATGTTGCAGCCCTATATCGCCGGGCAAAAAACATTTTCACAGCATCTGGAACTGGCCAGAAAACTGACTTCAGATAATCCCGTTTAG
- a CDS encoding glutamine amidotransferase produces MSSTQHPLAIIQLECPPTPVRERVGEQARWFIEALELAPQDYIVCRPDRGETLPDFNAISGAILSGSWAMVTDHAEWSERTAAWLRATMEQALPLFGVCYGHQLMAYALGGEVGDNPRGWERGALPVALQPGAPFDPLLQALPSSFPVWLSHRQTVLTPPAGAQVLARSAGDDCQIIRYGPQALSVQFHPEFDARIMQACQPAGAEFDPAAQPDTAYARLILQRFWHSLRQPAQLSA; encoded by the coding sequence ATGTCATCCACGCAGCATCCTCTCGCAATTATCCAACTTGAATGTCCCCCCACGCCGGTGCGTGAACGTGTTGGCGAACAGGCGCGCTGGTTTATCGAGGCGCTGGAACTTGCTCCGCAGGATTATATTGTTTGTCGTCCCGATCGGGGCGAAACGTTGCCCGACTTTAACGCCATCAGCGGCGCGATTCTGAGCGGCTCCTGGGCAATGGTGACCGATCACGCTGAATGGAGCGAGCGCACCGCCGCCTGGCTGCGCGCGACGATGGAACAGGCGCTGCCGCTGTTCGGCGTCTGCTATGGCCATCAGCTGATGGCCTATGCGCTGGGCGGCGAAGTGGGCGATAATCCCCGCGGCTGGGAGCGGGGCGCGCTGCCGGTCGCGCTACAGCCAGGCGCGCCATTCGATCCGCTACTGCAGGCGTTGCCTTCCTCTTTTCCGGTCTGGCTCTCTCATCGACAAACGGTGCTGACGCCGCCGGCCGGCGCGCAGGTGCTGGCTCGCTCCGCCGGGGATGATTGTCAGATTATCCGCTACGGGCCGCAGGCGCTGTCGGTGCAGTTTCATCCGGAATTTGATGCGCGAATTATGCAGGCCTGTCAGCCTGCGGGAGCGGAGTTTGATCCAGCCGCCCAGCCGGATACCGCTTATGCGCGTCTGATTTTACAGCGTTTCTGGCACAGCCTGCGTCAGCCAGCGCAGCTTAGCGCCTGA
- a CDS encoding XdhC family protein: MQSLDQQVIERALQWHQQGACVWLCTVLHSWGSAPRAPGALLVANQQGQFCGSLSGGCIEEDFLARLQQGSFGAASQLVRYGEGGLATSTRLPCGGVLDVLIERLPPDRASLNHLQRLQQALAGGDRLRKQIVIGQSALLETESERIPRTLCYDRDSVSLSVGSVPTLLLAGYSAVAGECLRLALMLGMQVIVCEHRDAFWQQLQDNHTAQQHLRCINQHPARYLELHGATDQTAVICVTHDPRVDDLALLEAVNTSAFYLGAMGSANNSQQRLRRLRRIGELDEDALQRIHAPIGLPIGSKTPMEIALAIMADIVRVKNGH, encoded by the coding sequence ATGCAGTCACTGGATCAACAGGTTATCGAGCGCGCGCTGCAATGGCATCAGCAGGGCGCGTGCGTCTGGCTTTGTACCGTATTGCACAGCTGGGGTTCGGCGCCGCGTGCGCCTGGCGCGTTGCTGGTCGCGAATCAGCAAGGACAATTTTGTGGTTCGCTCTCGGGCGGCTGCATCGAAGAGGATTTTCTGGCGCGCTTACAGCAGGGGAGCTTTGGCGCTGCCAGCCAGCTGGTGCGCTACGGCGAGGGCGGGCTGGCGACCTCCACCCGGCTGCCGTGCGGTGGCGTGCTGGATGTGCTGATTGAACGACTGCCGCCGGACAGGGCCAGCCTGAATCACCTTCAGCGCTTGCAGCAGGCGCTGGCAGGGGGCGATCGCCTGCGTAAACAGATAGTGATCGGTCAAAGCGCACTGCTGGAAACCGAGAGCGAACGCATACCGCGCACGCTGTGTTATGACCGAGACAGCGTTTCATTATCGGTGGGCAGCGTGCCGACGCTGCTGCTGGCGGGTTATTCTGCGGTAGCGGGTGAATGCCTGCGCCTGGCGTTGATGCTGGGGATGCAGGTTATCGTGTGTGAACATCGTGACGCTTTCTGGCAACAGCTACAGGATAACCATACGGCACAGCAGCATTTGCGCTGTATTAACCAGCATCCGGCGCGCTATCTGGAGCTGCACGGCGCAACGGATCAAACGGCGGTAATTTGCGTCACGCACGATCCGCGCGTGGATGATCTGGCGTTGCTGGAGGCGGTTAACACGTCCGCCTTTTACCTGGGCGCTATGGGATCGGCTAACAACAGCCAGCAGCGGCTGAGGCGTTTACGCCGCATCGGAGAGCTGGATGAGGACGCATTACAGCGTATTCATGCGCCGATTGGCTTGCCCATCGGCAGCAAAACCCCAATGGAAATCGCCCTGGCGATTATGGCGGATATTGTGCGCGTTAAAAACGGACATTAA
- the exaC gene encoding acetaldehyde dehydrogenase ExaC: MRYAWPGYKDSLITLQQRYGNYINGEFVAPVSGDYFTNTSPIDGSVIGEFPRSGQQDIENALDAAHDAAERWGKTSVQVRSQLLLKIADRLEQNLERIAVHETWDNGKPVRETLAADLPLAVDHFRYFAGCIRAQEGTAAEIDEHTAAYHIHEPLGVVGQIIPWNFPLLMAAWKLAPALAAGNCVVLKPAEQTPLSITLFAELVGDLLPPGVLNVVHGFGREAGEALAGNPRIAKIAFTGSTATGTHILELAAKNLIPSTVELGGKSPNIFFEDIMQAEPAFIEKAAEGVVLGFLNQGEVCTCPSRALIQESIYEPFIAAVMARIKTIRRGDPLDTETMIGAQASQQQFDKILSYLDIAQKEGAEILTGGGIEPTQGQLQSGYYIQPTLLKGSNSMRVFQEEIFGPVVGITTFKDEAEAIAIANDSIYGLGAGVWTRDINRAWRVGRAIKAGRVWTNCYHLYPAHAAFGGYKKSGIGRETHKMMLDHYQQTKNLLVSYSIEPLGFF, from the coding sequence ATGCGTTACGCCTGGCCCGGATATAAAGATTCGCTGATAACGCTGCAGCAGCGTTATGGCAACTACATCAACGGTGAATTCGTCGCGCCGGTTAGCGGCGACTATTTCACCAACACATCGCCGATTGACGGCTCGGTTATCGGCGAATTTCCGCGTTCCGGCCAGCAGGATATTGAAAATGCGTTGGACGCCGCGCATGACGCCGCGGAACGCTGGGGCAAAACCTCGGTGCAGGTACGCTCTCAGCTGCTGCTGAAAATCGCGGATCGTCTGGAGCAGAACCTGGAGCGTATCGCGGTACATGAAACCTGGGATAACGGCAAACCGGTGCGCGAGACCCTGGCGGCGGATCTGCCGCTGGCAGTGGATCATTTCCGCTATTTTGCCGGCTGTATCCGTGCGCAGGAAGGCACGGCGGCAGAGATCGACGAGCATACCGCCGCTTACCATATTCACGAGCCGCTGGGGGTGGTCGGGCAGATTATCCCGTGGAACTTCCCGCTGCTGATGGCGGCGTGGAAGCTGGCGCCGGCGCTGGCGGCCGGTAACTGCGTGGTGCTGAAGCCCGCCGAGCAGACGCCGCTCTCGATTACCCTGTTCGCCGAGCTGGTGGGCGATCTGTTGCCGCCGGGCGTGCTGAACGTGGTGCATGGCTTTGGCCGTGAAGCGGGCGAAGCGCTGGCGGGCAATCCGCGTATCGCCAAAATCGCCTTTACCGGCTCCACCGCCACCGGCACCCATATCCTGGAGCTGGCGGCGAAAAACCTGATTCCGTCCACCGTCGAGCTGGGCGGCAAATCCCCTAATATCTTCTTTGAGGATATTATGCAGGCCGAACCTGCGTTTATTGAGAAAGCGGCGGAAGGCGTGGTGCTGGGCTTCCTGAATCAGGGAGAGGTCTGTACCTGTCCCTCGCGTGCGCTGATTCAGGAGTCGATTTACGAGCCGTTTATCGCGGCAGTGATGGCGCGAATTAAAACCATTCGACGCGGCGATCCGCTTGATACCGAGACGATGATTGGCGCGCAGGCTTCGCAGCAGCAGTTCGATAAGATCCTTTCTTATCTGGATATCGCGCAGAAAGAGGGCGCGGAGATCCTGACCGGCGGCGGCATTGAGCCAACCCAGGGCCAATTGCAAAGCGGCTACTATATTCAGCCTACGCTGCTGAAGGGCAGTAATAGCATGCGCGTCTTCCAGGAGGAGATTTTTGGTCCGGTGGTCGGCATTACTACTTTTAAGGATGAGGCGGAAGCGATCGCCATCGCTAACGATTCGATTTACGGCCTTGGCGCGGGCGTCTGGACGCGTGATATTAACCGCGCCTGGCGCGTGGGACGCGCCATCAAGGCGGGACGCGTCTGGACTAACTGCTATCACCTCTACCCGGCGCATGCCGCGTTCGGCGGCTATAAAAAATCAGGCATTGGTCGCGAGACCCATAAAATGATGCTCGATCATTATCAGCAGACTAAAAACCTGTTAGTGAGCTATAGCATCGAGCCGCTCGGCTTTTTCTGA
- a CDS encoding CoA transferase, with product MDTNLAALFWQRLWQALQKDTPPPPLSLQGYQAFSSAYPVSELAAASMALAAQSAAGLVDNPAKVTVDIRLASRWFQQTFRPINRLPLAAWDAFAGDYATADGWIRLHTNAPHHRQAMESVLGKHSDRAALAKMVAGWQKQTLEQAIIDAGGCAAEMRSLTEWQQHPQGKSVAQEPLIAWETQAEGAPPAWQRPVARPLRGIKVLDLTRIIAGPVATRFLAGLGAEVLRLDPPGWEEPSLEEEMMQGKRCARLDLKSAQGREQFEQLLAQADVLVHGYRADALEKLGYDSARLQQLTPGLVDVSLNAWGWSGPWRNRRGFDSLVQMACGIADAGQRWQAAAAPRPLPVQALDHATGYLMAAAVLEGLRRRVKHRTGSTARLSLARTAHLLISHPYSAATALNESGLAQPHDESDTLELTPLGIGYRLRPPLWLPGTPLLWSRSGGPLGSSSASWLPA from the coding sequence ATGGATACCAATCTGGCGGCACTTTTTTGGCAACGGCTGTGGCAGGCATTACAGAAAGATACCCCGCCGCCGCCGCTTAGCCTACAGGGATATCAGGCCTTTTCCTCGGCCTATCCCGTCAGCGAGCTTGCCGCTGCCAGTATGGCGTTGGCGGCGCAATCTGCCGCCGGGCTGGTCGACAATCCGGCAAAAGTCACCGTAGATATTCGGCTGGCCTCCCGCTGGTTTCAGCAAACCTTCCGCCCGATTAATCGCCTGCCGCTTGCCGCCTGGGACGCCTTTGCCGGTGATTACGCCACCGCTGACGGCTGGATCCGTTTGCACACCAATGCGCCGCATCACCGCCAGGCGATGGAAAGCGTGTTGGGTAAGCACTCGGATCGCGCGGCGCTGGCAAAAATGGTTGCCGGCTGGCAAAAACAAACGCTGGAGCAGGCAATTATCGATGCTGGCGGCTGTGCCGCAGAAATGCGCAGCCTAACCGAGTGGCAGCAGCATCCGCAAGGAAAAAGCGTGGCCCAGGAGCCGTTAATTGCCTGGGAGACGCAGGCGGAAGGCGCGCCGCCCGCATGGCAGCGCCCAGTGGCGCGCCCGTTACGAGGCATCAAGGTGCTGGATCTGACGCGCATTATTGCCGGGCCGGTAGCAACCCGTTTTCTGGCCGGGCTGGGCGCCGAGGTGCTGCGCCTCGATCCGCCTGGCTGGGAAGAACCTTCGCTGGAAGAAGAGATGATGCAGGGTAAACGCTGCGCTCGTCTCGACCTGAAAAGCGCGCAGGGACGTGAACAGTTTGAGCAACTGCTGGCGCAGGCGGATGTGCTGGTACACGGCTATCGCGCGGATGCGCTGGAGAAGCTGGGTTACGACAGCGCGCGTCTGCAACAGCTGACGCCCGGCCTGGTAGATGTCAGCCTGAACGCCTGGGGCTGGAGCGGCCCCTGGCGCAACCGGCGCGGCTTTGATAGCCTGGTGCAGATGGCCTGCGGCATTGCCGATGCGGGTCAGCGCTGGCAGGCCGCCGCTGCGCCCCGTCCGCTGCCCGTCCAGGCGCTGGATCACGCCACCGGCTATCTGATGGCAGCGGCGGTACTGGAAGGCCTGCGTCGCCGGGTTAAGCACCGCACCGGCAGCACAGCACGTCTTTCCCTGGCGCGTACCGCGCACCTGCTCATTTCACATCCCTATTCGGCGGCTACCGCCCTGAATGAGTCAGGCCTGGCGCAGCCGCATGATGAAAGCGATACGCTGGAGCTAACGCCGCTGGGCATCGGTTATCGGCTGCGGCCGCCGCTATGGCTGCCCGGTACGCCGCTGCTCTGGTCACGCAGCGGCGGCCCGCTGGGTTCATCCTCCGCCAGCTGGCTGCCCGCCTGA
- a CDS encoding nucleotidyltransferase family protein → MTVGILLLAAGESTRYRAACGRHKLLEPIAGEPMLARSYRIARESDLPVAVVLRPEPLALRDCINGARQILLPSAGIASSIAAGVQATADWQGWLIMLADMPWLSPTTLQQTARALEAHPLVRACWRDRPGHPVGFSRGYYTQLAALSGETAARALLAQREVYLLATQDAGVVRDVDLPSMLSGEK, encoded by the coding sequence ATGACCGTGGGAATCCTGCTGCTGGCGGCAGGGGAGAGTACGCGCTATCGCGCCGCCTGCGGCCGTCACAAGCTGCTGGAGCCCATCGCGGGCGAGCCGATGCTGGCGCGCAGTTATCGTATCGCCAGGGAGAGCGATCTGCCGGTTGCGGTGGTGCTCAGGCCGGAGCCGCTGGCGCTGCGGGACTGTATCAACGGCGCACGGCAGATCCTTCTGCCCAGCGCGGGCATCGCCAGCTCCATCGCTGCCGGGGTGCAGGCAACCGCCGACTGGCAGGGTTGGCTGATTATGCTGGCGGATATGCCGTGGCTTAGCCCGACGACGCTACAGCAGACGGCGCGCGCGCTGGAAGCGCATCCGCTGGTGCGCGCCTGTTGGCGGGATCGGCCCGGACATCCGGTCGGCTTCAGCCGCGGCTATTATACGCAACTGGCGGCGTTAAGCGGCGAAACGGCGGCGCGGGCGCTATTAGCGCAGCGCGAGGTGTATCTGCTGGCGACGCAGGATGCGGGTGTGGTGCGCGATGTCGATCTGCCGTCAATGTTATCAGGAGAGAAATAA
- a CDS encoding Lrp/AsnC family transcriptional regulator, translated as MTLSLTEMKILRLLQDDARVTNQELAEKTSMSASPCWRKVRKLEEDGVIQGYRAVLNRKKLGLGVMVFIRIVIDCHSEAEARKFEEEVTALEDVVACYSIGGDADFLLQVVSSNLDSYAEFAMSVVRRLPRIKEMQSMFVLKEIKPLGNFPIKKSAEES; from the coding sequence ATGACGCTCAGCCTGACAGAAATGAAAATTTTACGGCTTTTACAGGACGATGCCCGCGTCACTAATCAGGAGCTGGCCGAGAAAACCAGCATGTCCGCGTCGCCATGCTGGCGTAAAGTGCGCAAGCTGGAAGAAGATGGAGTTATCCAGGGCTATCGGGCGGTGCTGAATCGCAAAAAGCTGGGCCTTGGGGTAATGGTGTTTATCCGCATCGTGATTGACTGCCATAGCGAAGCGGAAGCCAGGAAATTTGAGGAGGAGGTCACGGCGCTGGAGGATGTGGTGGCCTGTTACAGCATCGGCGGTGACGCCGATTTTTTATTGCAGGTAGTCTCATCCAACCTGGATTCCTATGCCGAGTTCGCGATGTCGGTGGTGCGCAGGCTACCGCGCATCAAAGAAATGCAAAGCATGTTTGTGCTGAAGGAAATTAAACCGCTGGGCAACTTTCCCATCAAGAAATCCGCTGAAGAAAGCTAG
- a CDS encoding DMT family transporter has product MALRHFLLVLMVVTIWAFNNVAIKWGLLDLPPLFMTFMRFVVVALVLIPFTRITRAQLPWLAALAFTFGFMHFSLLFVGISYTDAGTGAVLVQLGTPIAMLLAGVILKEKLTLIQLFGIAISLSGVVVLTGSPTIPSWWVLALLLTSACGWAISNLIVKKAPPIKPLTMTGWLSFMAIPIVGVTSWLTEAHQIDALLHASWRGWFGILYSAIASSVVAYSLWYALLKKYNVNLIMPYSLLTPVLAVVMGVLVLGDSMNMFKIIGSLLVIFGTAIAVINLRSLRMHARFPRLSLRRKRQP; this is encoded by the coding sequence GTGGCTCTGCGTCATTTTTTGCTGGTGCTGATGGTGGTGACCATCTGGGCGTTTAATAACGTGGCGATTAAATGGGGCCTGCTCGATCTGCCGCCGTTATTTATGACCTTTATGCGTTTCGTTGTGGTTGCGCTGGTCCTGATCCCCTTTACCCGCATCACCCGCGCTCAGCTGCCCTGGCTGGCAGCGCTGGCGTTTACCTTCGGCTTTATGCATTTCTCGCTGCTTTTCGTTGGTATCAGCTATACCGATGCCGGTACCGGCGCGGTGCTGGTGCAGCTGGGCACGCCGATCGCCATGCTGCTGGCAGGGGTAATATTAAAAGAGAAGCTCACGCTTATTCAGCTGTTCGGCATCGCGATTTCTCTGAGCGGCGTGGTGGTGTTAACCGGCAGCCCGACCATTCCCAGCTGGTGGGTGCTGGCGCTACTGTTGACCAGCGCCTGCGGCTGGGCCATTAGCAACTTGATCGTGAAAAAAGCCCCGCCGATTAAACCGTTAACCATGACCGGCTGGCTGTCGTTTATGGCGATTCCGATTGTGGGCGTGACCTCCTGGCTGACCGAAGCGCATCAGATCGATGCGTTGCTGCACGCTTCCTGGCGCGGCTGGTTTGGCATTCTGTATAGCGCTATCGCCTCTTCCGTGGTGGCTTATTCGCTGTGGTATGCGCTACTGAAAAAATATAACGTCAACCTGATTATGCCCTATTCGCTGCTGACGCCGGTGCTGGCGGTAGTGATGGGCGTACTGGTGCTGGGCGACAGCATGAATATGTTTAAAATCATCGGCTCGCTGCTGGTTATTTTCGGCACCGCCATCGCGGTGATCAATCTCCGCAGCTTACGCATGCACGCCCGTTTTCCCCGTTTGTCGCTACGGCGTAAGCGCCAGCCTTAA